The following is a genomic window from Parabacteroides johnsonii DSM 18315.
CATTTCTTTCCGGTGGAAACGATCCTACCGGGAATGACCAATTTCCTCTACCTGTTGTTGCTTTCGCTGGTTTGCACAATCGGGCTGTACCTCTTACAGATACAAGTATTGAAACAGGTATCCGCATTCACCGTGAATCTGAGTTACAACCTGGAACCGGTTTACAGTATTATCCTAGCTATGCTTTTTTTCGGCGAGGCGAAAGAGTTGAATCTCGCTTTCTATGCCGGATTGGGATTGATTCTCCTTTCTGTCCTGCTACAGACGCGGGAAGCTACCCGTTGTAAGGGAGCGTAAACCAAAACCGCGCACCTTCTCCCGGCCTCGAATCGACACCGATTGTCCCGTTAAGAGCTTCGATAATGGTTTTGCAGATTGTCAGACCTAAACCGGTTCCCTGCTTGAACGAGTTAATTTTCACGAAGCGGTCGAAGATCGACTGCTGATGCTGAAGCGATATTCCGATACCCGTATCAATTACTTCGATCAGGACATAGCCTTCTACAATGCGGTAAGAAAAACTTATGCTTCCCTCCTCCGTAAATTTGGCCGCGTTCGAGATCAAATTCGAAATCACCTGCGTGACTCGCTTCGGATCGGTATGGATGAGAATGTCCGGCAGAGCATCGAAGTCACAGATCAAAGAAACCTTTTCAGGCATTTTCAACGCGTGTACCTGATACTGCTCATGAAAGATCTCTTTCAGACTGGTATCGGCAAGCGAATAATCCAAGATGCCCGATTCTATTTTGGAAAAATCAAGTATGTCAGTAATCAGACGAAGGAGCAAATCACTATTCTTATTGATTATTTTGACAAACTCTTCTTTTTCTTCTTTATCGTCAGTCTCGGCAAGAATATTGGAAAAGCCGATTATGGCGTTAAGCGGCGTCCGGATCTCATGGCTCATATTGGCGAGGAAAGCCGATTTCAGCTTATCCGCCTCACGTACCTTTTGTATCTCCAACTCCGACTGCCGGGTTTCATATTCCGCATGGTGCAATTTCTCTTCCAACAGTTTTTCTTCGGTGATGTTAGTAACATGGCAGATCATTTTGTTCTGTCGCCTGCTCCCTTTCGTCTTATAAGCCTGCGCATTGATACGAATCCAGATCGTTTCGTTTTCAATAGCGGTACGACATTCAAAGCTGCAATGATCCTGCTTCCCTCCTATCACCTGGAAAAGCAAGTTGACATTATCGGTCGAACGAATAATCTGTTGTACACCTTCGATCGTCATATACTTATTATTTCTCAAATAGTTGAAAAGCTTGTTATCCTCCGGTGTTTCGTTCAGAAGTGGATTGACAAACAATTCTTTCTTTTCAATATCATATTCGGCAATAAGGGAATGGCCGGACAAGAGGACAGCTTTCAAGATCGCCAAATTGTTTTGCGTCTGCTCCTCTTTGGCTTGTTTTTCCGTTTCGTCGGAAATGATCAGCAAATAGCCGATATGCCCAAATTCCCGGTCGTTCAACCCGATTCCTTTCACCATCAGATATTTGGTTTCATCGGAAATATTGGAATGATAATAGCGGGAATCCCGTATACAATTGAAATCATATGCAAGCGGAAAACTGAATGCCTTCTTCTTCTTGATCTGATTAAGAATTTTCTCTGGAACAGCCGGATTCTTGAACAGGTTGACTCCTAACAACTGTTCACGGGAGCTACCGAAGATTTTGGTGTCGGCATCGTTTATATCGATCAAGTTACCTTCCGCATCGTATAATTCCACCCCGATCGGCAGATTATTGAAAAACTGCTGAAACTTTGTGCTCAGCTTGGAGATACGTTTTCTCGACTCTTCCAGGTTATAATTGGTTTGCCAGCGTTCAATTATGATGGAGAAAATACCGGCAATGATATGCATATCCTCCACTTCCGGAGCAGTCCAGAAACGGCTCATCCGGACCGAATCGAAACCAATGAAACCTTGTACTTTATTATGGAAGGTAAGTGGAATGATCAGCATAGACTTCAGTTGCTGTTCGGTCAGCAGGATTTTATCGATGTCCGCTTCGGCGGGTAAACCGGCAATATCTCCCAACACGATATCGTGTCCGGCTTTGACGGTGTCAATAATCCACGGGATTATATCGTATGTCAACTTATTCCGATCATCTTTAGGAGCCTTTACCCACGTACTCATCACTTCACATGTGAAATTGGCCGTCAACCCGTCTTCTTCAAAGATGGCAACGTAGCCCCAATCAGCACTGAAATAGTCCAGTAACAAATTCATTGCTTTTTCGATAGGCTTGTTTTCTTCGTTGAAAAGGATTACCAGGACTTCAGAAATAATACGTTTGATTGTCGGCGTCTCCGAGGATATACAAACCTCGGCATTGTCAGGTTCATTATCTCTGGCTTCCAGTAATCGTATCAATTCTTCCCGGGTCAACTGATCGTATGGCGATGCTTTAAGAGTCATATCAGATTCTTTATCTGATCGCAAAAGTAGAAAATAGTTTTGATTTTTAATCCTTTTCGATAATAATAATAATTTAATCTATCCTCCTTTAGAACTATTATATTTTGAATATCGAGGTCATTCCGTGTAAAAAGTTATATTTGCATGTTCTAAACATTGGACGGTCCGGTGATTGTCCTCTCATTATTGAATTTGATTATGTTGAAGCAACAGTTACAACAAAAGTTACAGCAAAAACTCTCTCCGCAGCAGATTCAGTTGATCCGGCTTCTGGAACTTCCCGCCATAGAGCTGGAAGAACGCGTGAAGCATGAACTGGAAGACAATCCCGCTTTGGAAGAAGGAAAGGAAATTGCGGATGACTTTGACCGTACTGACGAAAGTGGCGAGGAGCCTTCATCTAACGAGATGGAGGGAGGAAACGAAACAGACACCGACCTTTCACTCGGTGACTATATGAGTGAGGACGACATACCCGATTACAAACTTCGTGAGTTGAGTGAGCGGGCAGAAAAAAAAGAGGATGTTCCTTTCTCGGTCAGCGAATCCCTGAACGAATATCTGCTCCAACAACTCGGACTACGGGATTTGCCGGAGAAGCAGGTGAAGATCGCCGAATATATCATCGGAAACATAGATGATGACGGCTATCTACGCCGTGACCTGTCCGCCATAGCCGATGACCTGGTGTTTCAGGCGGGACAGGATGTGACGGAAAAAGAAATAGAGACAGTTCTTACTATCATACAAGACTTTGATCCGGCAGGAGTCGGCGCCCGTAATCTTCAGGAGTGCCTTCTTCTCCAGTTGGCCCGTCGGGAAAAAACACCTGAGACGGAGTTAGCAACCCGGATGTTAACTAATTTTTTCGAAGAGTTTACCCGTAAACATTACGACAAGATCATAAGAGGACTGGATATCGACGAGGCCGCCCTGAAAAAGGCCATTCGTGAGATAACAACCCTCGATCCTAAACCTTGTGCCAGTTGGGGCGGTTCTATGGAAACAGCTTTGAGCCAGATCATTCCCGATTTTGTAGTGGAGGCGACAGGTGGTGAACTGATCCTGAGCATGAACAACCGGGGAATCCCCGATATGCGCATCAACCGTGAATATGCGGAGATGTTTCAGGATTATGCCGGTAACAAAGCGAACCAGACAGCCCAAATGAAGGAAGCTGTCCAATTTGTGAAACAGAAACTCGATTCCGCCCAATGGTTCATCGATGCCATCAAGCAGCGTCAGGAAACTTTGCAGCGCACGATGGAAACGATCATCCTCTTGCAACGCGACTTCTTCCTCACCGGTGATGAAGCGACTTTACGGCCTATGATCCTCAAAGATGTGGCGGAACGAGCCGGATATGACATCTCGACAATCTCGCGTGTGAGCAACAGCAAGTACGTGCAGACAAATTTCGGTATTTATCCGCTCAAATATTTCTTCTCCGAATCGATGCAAACCGACAGCGGCGAAGAAATTTCCACCCGCGAGGTGAAAAAGATCATGAAAGAGCATATCGACGGAGAAGACAAGCGCAAACCGCTTACCGATGAAGAGCTGGCCTCCATCCTGAAAGAGAAAGGCTATATCATCGCCCGCCGTACGGTAGCCAAATACCGCGAACAATTGGGTATCCCGGTTGCACGGCTCAGAAAAGAAATATAAATTTGAAGCGTTATGAGGTTATTTTCAAATATCATATCCGGTATGTTCCATCCGTTGCTGATGGTGACGTATGGAGTCGTGCTGGCTCTCACCTTCACGTATCTGGCAATCTATCCGCCGACCATGAAGCTGTTGCTCGCAGGCGGAACATTCCTGTCTACCGCGGTTATCCCCGGAGCATTCATCTTTATGATGGTAAAAAACGGGGCGGCAGTCGATCTGGAACTGTCGGATAGACATGAGCGTGTGGTTCCGTATCTGATCTTTATCACATCGATCATGGTCTGCGCTTTCTATATGTATAAAATGATGTTGCCGTTCTGGTTCATCTCCTTGCTATTAGGTGCCTGTGTAGCATTAATCTTGGCACTGCTCATCAACTTTTTCTGGAAAATCAGCGCCCATGCGATCGGGATAGGCGGATTGTTGGGCGGCATTATGGGGGTAGCGCGGATCCACTTGATAAATCCTTACTGGGCTTTTATCATCGTGATCCTGATAGCAGGGCTGGTAGGTACTTCGCGTATCTTTCTGAAAAGGCATACTCCCATGCAGGTATATGCCGGGTTTTGTCTCGGATTTATATGTACCTTTGTAGCCTCATTCTTGAGTTATATCTATTTATTCATCTAATAAAAACACTAAAATTATGAATTTTCCTGCAGATTTAAAGTACACAAAAGATCATGAATGGATCCGTGTAGATGGCAATGTAGCTTACGTTGGTATTACCGATTACGCTCAGGGCGAACTGGGTGAAATCGTTTTCGTCGACATCACGACAGAAGGCGAAGTTGTTGCCAAAGAAGAAGTTTTCGGTACAATCGAAGCTGTAAAGACCGTTTCAGACCTGTTCATGCCGGTAAGCGGTGAAGTGATCGAAGCAAATGCCGAGCTGGATGACAAACCTGAATTGGTGAATGAAGATGTATATGGCAATGGATGGTTAATCAAGATTTCTATCTCAGATCCTTCTGAACTGGATGAACTGATGTCTGCTGCCGAATACGAACAAATGATTGCGAAATGACACCTGTAGTAAGCATTATCATGGGCAGTACCTCGGACCTGCCCGTAATGGAAAAAGCGGCTAAACTGCTTGACGAGATGGAAATCCCGTTCGAAATGCACGCTTTGTCCGCCCATCGTACGCCAGCTGAAGTGGAAGTATTCGCCAAAGGAGCCAAAGACCGCGGTATCAAAGTGATTATTGCGGCTGCCGGCATGGCTGCCCACCTGTGCGGTGTAATCGCTTCGATGACGACAGTCCCTGTGATCGGCGTGCCTATCAATTCGACACTCGACGGTATGGACGCTTTGCTGGCCATCGTACAGATGCCTCCGGGAATTCCGGTCGCCACTGTCGGTATCAACGGTGCTTTGAACGCCGGTATCCTGGCAGTCCAAATGCTTGCCGTCGGAGACGAACAACTCCAAGATAAGCTTGCCGCCTATAAGGAAGACCTTAAAAAGAAGATCGTAAAAGCAAACGAAGAACTGGCTAAGGTTTCCTTCAAATACAAAACGAATTAGTTGAAAGTTGAGAGTTGAAAGTTGAAAGTTAACAAAAACGCAAAGTGTTGATACCGCTTGCCACCCTCGTTGACTCTCACCTTTCAACTTTCACCTTTCAACTTTCACCTTTCAACTAAAAAAGATGGAAGATTTTTTTAACTATCGCCGCCGCAAATCATCTATTGTCAACATAGGGAATACTCCGTTAGGGGGCGATAATCCGATTCGCATCCAGTCGATGGCAAACGTCTCCACAATGGATACCGATGCAGCCGTCCACCAAGCGATCCGGATGATCGAAGCCGGTGCGGAATATGTACGTTTCACCGCCCAGGGAGAACGTGAAGCTCGTAATTTAGGTGCAATCCGCAAACAACTTGACGAAGCCGGATATACGACTCCGTTAGTCGCCGACATCCATTTCAACCCGCGCGCGGCCGATGCCGCAGCCGAAGAAGTGGAAAAAGTGCGCATCAACCCCGGAAACTATGTGGACAAAGTGAAGACGTTTGACCTACTGGAATATACCGACGAGGAATATGCTGCAGAGCTGCAAAAGATACGCGACCGTTTCATACCATTCCTCAACATCTGTAAAGCACACGGAACCGCCATCCGTATTGGCGTAAACCACGGTTCGC
Proteins encoded in this region:
- a CDS encoding sensor histidine kinase, yielding MTLKASPYDQLTREELIRLLEARDNEPDNAEVCISSETPTIKRIISEVLVILFNEENKPIEKAMNLLLDYFSADWGYVAIFEEDGLTANFTCEVMSTWVKAPKDDRNKLTYDIIPWIIDTVKAGHDIVLGDIAGLPAEADIDKILLTEQQLKSMLIIPLTFHNKVQGFIGFDSVRMSRFWTAPEVEDMHIIAGIFSIIIERWQTNYNLEESRKRISKLSTKFQQFFNNLPIGVELYDAEGNLIDINDADTKIFGSSREQLLGVNLFKNPAVPEKILNQIKKKKAFSFPLAYDFNCIRDSRYYHSNISDETKYLMVKGIGLNDREFGHIGYLLIISDETEKQAKEEQTQNNLAILKAVLLSGHSLIAEYDIEKKELFVNPLLNETPEDNKLFNYLRNNKYMTIEGVQQIIRSTDNVNLLFQVIGGKQDHCSFECRTAIENETIWIRINAQAYKTKGSRRQNKMICHVTNITEEKLLEEKLHHAEYETRQSELEIQKVREADKLKSAFLANMSHEIRTPLNAIIGFSNILAETDDKEEKEEFVKIINKNSDLLLRLITDILDFSKIESGILDYSLADTSLKEIFHEQYQVHALKMPEKVSLICDFDALPDILIHTDPKRVTQVISNLISNAAKFTEEGSISFSYRIVEGYVLIEVIDTGIGISLQHQQSIFDRFVKINSFKQGTGLGLTICKTIIEALNGTIGVDSRPGEGARFWFTLPYNG
- the rpoN gene encoding RNA polymerase factor sigma-54, which gives rise to MLKQQLQQKLQQKLSPQQIQLIRLLELPAIELEERVKHELEDNPALEEGKEIADDFDRTDESGEEPSSNEMEGGNETDTDLSLGDYMSEDDIPDYKLRELSERAEKKEDVPFSVSESLNEYLLQQLGLRDLPEKQVKIAEYIIGNIDDDGYLRRDLSAIADDLVFQAGQDVTEKEIETVLTIIQDFDPAGVGARNLQECLLLQLARREKTPETELATRMLTNFFEEFTRKHYDKIIRGLDIDEAALKKAIREITTLDPKPCASWGGSMETALSQIIPDFVVEATGGELILSMNNRGIPDMRINREYAEMFQDYAGNKANQTAQMKEAVQFVKQKLDSAQWFIDAIKQRQETLQRTMETIILLQRDFFLTGDEATLRPMILKDVAERAGYDISTISRVSNSKYVQTNFGIYPLKYFFSESMQTDSGEEISTREVKKIMKEHIDGEDKRKPLTDEELASILKEKGYIIARRTVAKYREQLGIPVARLRKEI
- a CDS encoding phosphatase PAP2 family protein, which produces MRLFSNIISGMFHPLLMVTYGVVLALTFTYLAIYPPTMKLLLAGGTFLSTAVIPGAFIFMMVKNGAAVDLELSDRHERVVPYLIFITSIMVCAFYMYKMMLPFWFISLLLGACVALILALLINFFWKISAHAIGIGGLLGGIMGVARIHLINPYWAFIIVILIAGLVGTSRIFLKRHTPMQVYAGFCLGFICTFVASFLSYIYLFI
- the gcvH gene encoding glycine cleavage system protein GcvH, with the protein product MNFPADLKYTKDHEWIRVDGNVAYVGITDYAQGELGEIVFVDITTEGEVVAKEEVFGTIEAVKTVSDLFMPVSGEVIEANAELDDKPELVNEDVYGNGWLIKISISDPSELDELMSAAEYEQMIAK
- the purE gene encoding 5-(carboxyamino)imidazole ribonucleotide mutase, with protein sequence MTPVVSIIMGSTSDLPVMEKAAKLLDEMEIPFEMHALSAHRTPAEVEVFAKGAKDRGIKVIIAAAGMAAHLCGVIASMTTVPVIGVPINSTLDGMDALLAIVQMPPGIPVATVGINGALNAGILAVQMLAVGDEQLQDKLAAYKEDLKKKIVKANEELAKVSFKYKTN